One region of Wyeomyia smithii strain HCP4-BCI-WySm-NY-G18 chromosome 3, ASM2978416v1, whole genome shotgun sequence genomic DNA includes:
- the LOC129731156 gene encoding uncharacterized protein LOC129731156: MPHHKSQLAVLIKGRGHAGFSEYEVLKIFCDVCESLAQLHCCQAPIIYRDLKVENIVQNDMGRFILADSDTATTRFLNPAAHGKKLVEDEVQKHTTAAYRAPEMLDLNSGHSITTKVDIWALGCLLFRLCFGAMPFGESSKAILHCQYNIPEKNKYSPELCQLIRLLLEPDPENRPSIYQVCELAFRIAGKDNPLKVDRSKAQPAKSSNSEQAAERKTQYTTITATTSGTSVVPRSRPKAQQTNTGSGFQLGPPPLNPSPKNVSPTLGSEVICPEKNVFVANFSDNFPLTKLNEKSPATKEQLQLEISGGDKHRSSTGSGYRFFQSDSNNLFVPALEASTVKDISNAVSPASLLSPFEQEPPSSSSSSARLRPTTLFPTGATPGASQRHQQALSNSNSEKSLVSPISSSTWNPFGDPSSFSPSSTLTEDQLFGAEFDKLRLDGSNQTSIVTSPEEIKSEQGVAAVPTGWLLHPQHQRFSLPIISQTGFAGTLTIPTHDVVPEEDPFGSAPFTLPKRLKDKTGRSSRLTSKLGGVISNAAVGSGNLWHRHSTGGSGPVGNNSVLGKESLIPATSAVGGGAGRSEENGDGTMENCMDLSGSAAVDKSSLLGIKLDDLISGGEKGSPSFIKLPIDDRNKYEKLNSNDITSDDSDSEFYPDTGVGIGGGAKKQSFKQFVESNIPEKLQAVYHKVDKGQIKNVQLVKKLRGKVVLRDDPKKSKGKERAVKTSVGEKQKDGESDDSIGSASDLRANDDFVEEHNDVGKVANSKSTRQFNRTACDDGSVDDCISESIKTCGSSAYHAECESVTTNEDNTSRIVMRIKIKKREHDSKHSVIDEDNSGEEDMVQGDKPLLLDDELDYESAPENKSSGDEPLMDPFTPESLTDVTEKQHFDDDDIELDPFALAPFRKPTVPKRSSIKYMPQVHPIPENYPPAPVLVAPSPEVASATDFFTSTPIKPAQKRSQPEVDMFATSPAPSTHTVIVPESGNQRGETSNSRIDLFGLEPFPPLIISQPVAISKPVCIPTVTVEPGSVTLTHIIPSARSSMPIAQQEAPLPATAATQQHQQSSQMTARHSYINYNQITQSATSFVAPSENYVNFDPNDVDDDDGRKLKSDDYDDSSDSVIIMSSSKTSGGGSSSFLGKKEKVKYNCLRDTASATTCGTAKHDPSHTTMGPAASSNSGNSVLVIPVKLSQKVKVNVVGGYRKVSNKSSKKDKSSSGNNGVDIYDSPPIGKPQSSKASKKMGFSNMSFEDFPSDELGEDESLSTGGATSRQAGSGNVGSKLMKIAPFEVIRNEKMLLEAEKKFGSLKRRSNPFS; this comes from the exons ATGCCACATCATAAGAGTCAACTAGCGGTGCTGATCAAGGGAAGGGGGCATGCCGGCTTTAGTGAATATGAAGTGCTGAAAATTTTTTGTGATGTATGTGAATCGCTGGCTCAGTTACACTGCTGCCAGGCTCCTATCATTTACCGAGATCTAAAGGTTGAAAATATAGTTCAAAATGATATGGGACGCTTTATTTTGGCCGATTCAGATACAGCTACTACACGGTTTTTGAATCCTGCTGCACACGGCAAAAAATTAGTAGAGGATGAAGTTCAAAAACACACTACTGCAGCCTACCGTGCTCCGGAAATGTTAGATTTGAATTCAGGCCACAGCATTACTACAAAAGTTGACATATGGGCACTGGGATGTTTACTTTTTAGACTTTGTTTCGGAGCAATGCCGTTCGGCGAAAGTTCAAAGGCAATTTTGCACTGTCAGTACAACATCCcggagaaaaacaaatattcccCTGAGCTTTGTCAATTAATACGTTTATTATTAGAGCCGGATCCAGAAAACCGTCCCAGTATATACCAGGTTTGTGAACTAGCATTCCGTATCGCTGGAAAAGATAATCCGTTAAAGGTCGATCGATCGAAAGCTCAGCCTGCCAAAAGCAGTAATTCAGAACAAGCTGCAGAACGTAAAACACAGTACACAACAATTACAGCCACCACCAGCGGAACGAGTGTCGTACCTAGATCACGTCCAAAAGCACAACAAACCAATACCGGATCAGGTTTTCAACTCGGTCCGCCACCTTTGAATCCTTCGCCGAAGAACGTTTCACCAACACTGGGTTCCGAGGTGATCTGTCCCGAAAAAAACGTCTTCGTTGCGAACTTCAGTGACAATTTTCCTTTAACCAAGCTGAATGAGAAAAGCCCCGCTACCAAAGAGCAGCTGCAATTAGAAATCAGTGGTGGTGATAAGCATCGTAGCTCTACTGGATCGGGATACCG GTTTTTTCAATCGGACTCAAATAACCTGTTTGTTCCTGCTTTGGAGGCTTCAACTGTGAAAGACATTTCCAATGCCGTTTCACCAGCATCACTGTTGTCTCCATTTGAACAGGAACCACCGTCATCCTCGTCCTCGTCGGCGCGACTCCGACCAACCACCCTATTTCCAACAGGTGCAACTCCAGGCGCTTCACAACGACATCAGCAGGCTTTGAGTAACTCTAACAGTGAAAAATCTCTAGTTTCGCCAATCTCCAGCTCAACCTGGAATCCTTTCGGCGATCCTTCATCTTTTAGTCCAAGTTCTACATTAACTGAGGATCAACTGTTTGGTGCGGAATTTGATAAACTGCGTTTGGATGGTAGTAACCAGACATCCATTGTAACTTCTccagaagaaattaaatcagaACAAGGAGTTGCAGCGGTTCCCACAGGTTGGCTTTTGCATCCGCAGCATCAACGTTTCTCGTTACCGATTATATCGCAGACAGGATTTGCAGGTACGTTAACTATTCCTACTCATGACGTTGTTCCTGAAGAGGATCCATTTGGATCGGCGCCTTTCACGTTGCCAAAAAGATTGAAAGACAAAACAGGTCGTTCATCCAGATTGACTTCGAAACTGGGTGGAGTCATCTCCAACGCTGCAGTCGGTAGTGGTAACTTATGGCATCGTCATTCTACCGGGGGTAGTGGCCCTGTGGGAAATAATTCAGTTCTTGGAAAAGAAAGTTTAATTCCTGCAACTTCAGCTGTTGGTGGTGGCGCTGGTCGGTCTGAGGAGAACGGAGATGGTACCATGGAAAACTGTATGGATTTAAGTGGGTCGGCAGCGGTTGATAAGTCGTCTTTGCTGGGAATTAAATTGGATGACTTAATAAGTGGTGGTGAAAAGGGATCACCAAGTTTTATTAAGTTACCAATAGACGATagaaataaatatgaaaagctCAATTCAAACGATATTACGTCCGATGATAGTGATTCGGAGTTTTACCCTGACACTGGAGTTGGAATTGGTGGTGGTGCAAAAAAACAAAGCTTTAAGCAGTTTGTAGAAAGCAACATACCAGAAAAACTTCAGGCAGTTTACCATAAGGTCGATAAAGGACAAATTAAAAACGTACAGTTAGTCAAGAAGTTACGAGGTAAAGTAGTCCTTCGAGATGACCCGAAAAAAAGCAAAGGTAAAGAAAGAGCTGTAAAAACTTCGGTAGGGGAGAAACAAAAGGACGGAGAGTCTGATGATTCCATAGGATCTGCCAGTGATTTAAGAGCTAATGATGATTTTGTCGAAGAACATAACGACGTTGGAAAAGTGGCTAACAGTAAATCAACAAGGCAATTCAACCGAACGGCCTGTGATGACGGTAGTGTTGATGATTGTATTAGTGAGAGCATTAAAACATGCGGTTCAAGTGCCTATCACGCTGAATGTGAAAGTGTGACCACTAACGAAGATAACACCAGTAGAATTGTAATGaggataaaaatcaaaaaacgagaacaTGATTCTAAGCATAGTGTTATTGATGAAGATAATTCAGGAGAGGAAGATATGGTTCAAGGTGACAAACCATTGTTGTTAGATGATGAACTAGATTACGAATCTGCTCCGGAAAACAAATCCAGTGGGGACGAACCACTGATGGACCCATTTACACCCGAATCTCTTACAGACGTTACCGAAAAGCAGCACTTTGATGACGATGACATCGAGCTGGATCCTTTCGCATTAGCGCCGTTTCGAAAACCAACAGTACCGAAACGATCCAGTATTAAATATATGCCGCAGGTACATCCCATCCCGGAAAATTATCCGCCAGCACCTGTATTGGTTGCCCCTTCCCCGGAAGTTGCATCAGCAACGGATTTTTTCACATCAACACCCATCAAACCTGCACAAAAACGATCTCAACCAGAAGTAGACATGTTTGCTACATCGCCCGCTCCCTCTACGCACACTGTTATAGTACCGGAATCGGGCAATCAGCGTGGAGAAACATCTAATTCTCGCATCGACCTTTTTGGTTTAGAACCATTTCCCCCACTTATCATCTCTCAACCTGTCGCTATTTCAAAGCCAGTCTGTATCCCAACGGTGACGGTAGAGCCAGGCTCGGTTACACTAACTCACATCATTCCAAGTGCTAGGTCAAGTATGCCGATTGCACAACAGGAAGCACCGTTGCCTGCTACTGCAGCTACTCAACAACACCAACAAAGTTCCCAAATGACTGCACGTCATAGCTATATCAATTATAACCAAATAACGCAAAGCGCGACCAGTTTTGTGGCACCAAGCGAAAACTATGTAAATTTCGATCCAAATGACGTTGACGATGACGATGGTCGGAAATTAAAATCGGACGATTATGACGATAGCAGTGATTCTGTCATAATAATGAGTTCCTCTAAAACGAGTGGGGGTGGTAGTAGCAGCTTTCtaggaaaaaaggaaaaagttaaaTACAACTGCTTAAGGGATACAGCCTCAGCTACCACCTGCGGAACAGCTAAGCATGATCCTTCACATACCACAATGGGACCTGCAGCGAGTTCTAACAGTGGAAATTCAGTGTTAGTTATCCCAGTCAAACTAAGCCAAAAAGTTAAGGTGAATGTTGTTGGCGGTTATCGTAAGGTTTCAAACAAAAGTAGCAAAAAGGATAAATCAAGTAGCGGAAATAACGGAGTGGACATATACGATTCGCCACCGATTGGTAAACCGCAGTCATCGAAGGCTAGCAAAAAAATGGGATTCAGTAACATGAGCTTTGAAGACTTCCCATCAGACGAACTGGGAGAGGATGAATCGTTGTCTACTGGCGGAGCTACAAGTCGGCAAGCTGGCAGTGGAAATGTTGGAAGTAAATTAATGAAAATTGCCCCTTTCGAAGTGATTCGCAATGAGAAAATGCTGTtggaggcagaaaaaaagttcgGTTCGTTGAAGCGCCGCAGTAACCCGTTTTCATGA
- the LOC129727714 gene encoding probable ATP-dependent RNA helicase DDX55 homolog, which translates to MSKPSSKWTDLSKPLSRPVLEIIDKIGFREMTPVQAATIPLLLSYKDVAAEAVTGSGKTLAFVVPLLELLLKRQQDTTWKKSEIGAIIISPTRELAVQISKVLGDFLEHDVLKQFKQKLLIGGSSVEEDVDSLRKDGANVLVATPGRLKDLLERRGDPNLPAKVRNLELLVLDEADRLLDLGFEVTINTILGYLPRQRRTGLFSATQTKEVKDLMRAGLRNPVLVSVKEKATVSTPKLLQNYYVIVDPEFKLTALISFIKKQELQKAMIFFPTCACVEYWGIALAELLQPMKVLALHGKMKAQRNRILTEFRESDCALLLCTDVLARGVDIPEVDWVVQWDPPSNAASFVHRVGRTARQGQEGKALIMLLPSEDAYVEFLTRNQKVSLKKVSLDSNAKKLRKVLKVLHRLQLDDRGVFDKASRAFVSHVQAYSKHECNLILRVKDLDLGKVATSYGLLQLPRMPEMREQFKQSFQGPEEQVDVFKLVYRDKQKQQSYEKKVQTFKETGEWKSKKKIQKKNSVPWELAKMAREERKETRKKRRDEKQKRKAAALAADDEGQSVKKKKAKFSQEELNELANDIRALKKLKRKKITKEEFDDQLGLDGSGGESGDERK; encoded by the exons ATGTCCAAACCAAGCTCAAAGTGGACTGATTTGTCTAAACCACTTAGCCGCCCAGTCTTGGAAATAATTGACAAGATTGGTTTTCGTGAAATGACTCCGGTTCAG GCGGCTACTATCCCATTACTTTTATCTTATAAAGACGTTGCGGCTGAGGCTGTTACAGGCTCTGGTAAAACTTTAGCCTTCGTTGTTCCTTTACTAGAACTGTTGCTCAAGCGTCAACAGGATACGACATGGAAAAAGTCAGAAATTGGTGCAATTATAATTTCACCAACGCGTGAGTTGGCTGTACAGATCAGTAAAGTGTTAGGAGATTTCTTAGAGCACGATGTGTTGAAACAGTTTAAACAAAAGTTACTCATCGGTGGAAGCTCTGTGGAGGAAGATGTTGATTCGCTAAGAAAAGATGGAGCGAATGTTTTGGTCGCTACACCGGGTAGATTGAAAGATCTTTTAGAAAGGAGAGGAGATCCTAATTTGCCCGCCAAAGTAAGAAATCTGGAATTGTTAGTCCTGGACGAAGCTGATCGCTTACTGGATCTAGGTTTTGAAGTCACAATCAATACCATTCTTGGTTACTTGCCACGGCAAAGGAGAACGGGTTTGTTTTCAGCAACACAAACCAAAGAAGTTAAGGACCTAATGAGAGCTGGTTTAAGAAATCCAGTACTAGTGAGCGTAAAAGAAAAGGCAACTGTTAGCACTCCGAAACTATTGCAGAACTACTACGTAATAGTAGATCCCGAGTTCAAACTGACCGCTTTGATAAGTTTTATCAAGAAACAGGAACTACAAAAAGCCATGATATTTTTTCCGACTTGCGCATGCGTTGAATATTGGGGAATTGCTCTAGCTGAACTACTGCAGCCAATGAAGGTGTTAGCTCTTCATGGTAAAATGAAAGCCCAGCGGAATCGAATATTAACTGAATTTCGGGAATCTGACTGCGCCTTACTACTATGTACAGATGTCTTAGCGCGAGGGGTGGATATTCCTGAGGTGGATTGGGTAGTTCAGTGGGATCCACCTTCAAATGCAGCGTCTTTTGTTCACAGAGTTGGGAGAACGGCGAGGCAGGGCCAAGAAGGAAAGGCATTAATTATGTTGTTACCCTCGGAAGATGCGTACGTCGAGTTTCTCACACGCAATCAAAAAGTTTCTCTCAAAAAAGTATCACTTGATTCGAACGCAAAGAAACTTCGCAAAGTGCTCAAAGTCCTTCATCGACTACAGTTAGATGATCGTGGTGTTTTTGATAAGGCAAGCCGTGCCTTTGTGTCCCACGTTCAAGCTTACAGTAAGCATGAATGCAATTTAATCTTGCGGGTTAAGGACCTTGATCTAGGAAAGGTTGCCACTAGCTATGGGCTACTACAACTTCCCAGAATGCCCGAAATGAGGGAGCAatttaaacaaagttttcaaGGTCCAGAGGAACAAGTTGATGTGTTTAAACTGGTCTATCGTGACAAGCAAAAACAACAATCGtacgaaaaaaaggtgcaaacATTTAAGGAAACAGGTGAATGGAAGAGCAAAAAGAAAATCCAGAAAAAGAATTCTGTCCCTTGGGAGCTAGCAAAAATGGCTCGCGAAGAACGAAAAGAAACACGCAAAAAGCGACGCGACgagaaacagaaaagaaaagcTGCTGCCTTAGCAGCTGATGATGAGGGACAGTCTGTTAAGAAGAAAAAGGCGAAATTTTCCCAGGAAGAACTAAACGAACTGGCAAACGATATAAGAGctttgaaaaaactgaaaaggaaaaaaattacaaaagaaGAATTTGACGATCAATTAGGATTAGACGGTAGTGGTGGCGAAAGTGGCGATGAGCGGAAGTAG
- the LOC129728826 gene encoding histone-arginine methyltransferase METTL23, with protein MTRFHQMESNGEQMKTFVFGNKTKQNTTETSEKLEILIPELLLPGYSFYTWPSAQILAWFLWQRRISLLNKRILELGAGTSLPGIVAAKCGAHVTLSDCSTLPKTIQHIQRCCRLNNLNPGKDIQVIGLTWGLFLDQVFQLGPIDLIIGSDVFYDPSVFEDILVTVSFLLEANTAAKFLFTYQERSADWCIETLLKKWNLVCNVVSLDNLTGEFDIDPQELMGNHTIHLLEVTRHS; from the exons ATGACAAGATTTCATCAAATGGAAAGTAATGGTGAGCAGATGAAAACGTTTGTTTTTGGCAATAAAACTAAACAAAATACGACTGAAACTAGTGAAAAGCTGGAAATTCTTATACCGGAG cTTTTACTTCCCGGTTACTCGTTTTACACTTGGCCATCGGCTCAAATCCTCGCCTGGTTTCTGTGGCAAAGGCGAATATCTCTTCTAAACAAACGTATTCTAGAGCTTGGAGCAGGGACTTCACTCCCCGGCATAGTTGCAGCAAAGTGCGGTGCTCACGTAACTCTAAGCGACTGTAGTACATTGCCGAAAACTATTCAGCATATCCAACGCTGCTGTCGACTGAACAATTTAAATCCGGGAAAGGATATTCAGGTTATTGGATTGACTTGGGGATTGTTTCTGGATCAGGTCTTCCAACTGGGACCGATTGATTTGATTATAGGCTCAGACGTGTTCTACGATCCTTCAGTATTTGAGGACATCTTAGTGACGGTATCCTTTCTGCTAGAGGCTAACACAGCCGCTAAATTTTTATTCACTTACCAAGAGCGAAGCGCTGACTGGTGTATAGAAACCTTACTGAAAAAGTGGAACTTGGTGTGCAACGTTGTCAGTTTGGACAATTTAACTGGTGAATTCGATATCGATCCGCAGGAGTTGATGGGAAACCATACTATTCATCTGCTGGAAGTAACACGACACTCTTGA